In Eupeodes corollae chromosome 3, idEupCoro1.1, whole genome shotgun sequence, a single genomic region encodes these proteins:
- the LOC129951487 gene encoding F-box only protein 42: protein MVDIEELPDEIIEFIFTYLPPYADLQGCRLVCKRWNSIVKNVIRRSKMNLQKGLNDFRLCWEMYRPKEEISTIAGRFSHSAVLHENSMFIFGGGSSSDTTFNDLWRFDLSHTKWERPISLGTYPSPKGSASMVCYQNQLILFGGWRYPSLHPPYQPWCLFDELHVYDLEMNRWIHVRAQLPTPPPMAGHSASVHRHRMVVFGGYQISEGVNNNSNDTWCLNMNSFTWSIPKIVGNTKPPPRYGQFQVNLDEDHLLIVGGCGGPNSIYTDAWVLDMSKEQWQWKSIPVKNKKWGASHMWCNPACKVDSKLVVLGPTPNLPTDFQMMKQTRSPAAMRGPGQFPEVRGGGGGGINHLDNFRVVDDVRLNRRGIGMNNNYQNNNNNILPRMHAPPVPEERNYNRPQLRGNRNDNDAAPAPPAPIVAHDKNHKDIETANRLQRNLALRCRDHEPRLPKRFDELHEDPFRMAAFNVQSRARSLSKDHHERIRRMEEKMNAIRNSRRALVAEQKIKEPSPKRVKRNVLSLFVCDLKNALSETDPFLQWIEYKNYGIIPGAPERLILSSMVAGNGELILFGGVHKETLSEITHSVSNSVHFLSAPRDIV, encoded by the exons ATGGTTGATATCGAAGAACTGCCCGACGAAATTATTGAATTCATTTTCACTTACCTGCCGCCCTACGCCGATCTTCAAGGATGCCGTTTAGTATGCAAACGATGGAATTCTATCGTAAAAa atGTTATACGCCGTTCCaaaatgaatttacaaaaaggcTTAAACGACTTTCGTCTTTGCTGGGAGATGTATCGACCGAAAGAAGAAATCTCAACAATAGCTGGAAGATTCTCGCATTCAGCTGTCCTGCACGAAAATTCAATGTTTATATTTGGTGGTGGTTCCTCGTCTGACACAACATTCAATGATTTATGGAGATTTGATTTGTCGCATACAAAATGGGAGCGTCCAATATCATTAGGCACCTATCCGTCTCCTAAAGGCTCTGCTTCAATGGTCTGCTaccaaaatcaattaattttatttggtggATGGAGATATCCGTCACTCCATCCACCATATCAGCCCTGGTGTTTATTCGATGAGTTGCACGTTTATGATCTTGAAATGAACCGTTGGATTCACGTTCGCGCACAACTTCCCACACCGCCACCAATGGCCGGGCACTCAGCAAGTGTCCATCGCCATAGAATGGTTGTTTTTGGGGGTTATCAGATATCTGAAGGCGTTAATAACAATTCTAACGATACCTGGTGCCTAAATATGAACTCGTTTACTTGGTCAATACCGAAAATTGTGGGTAATACAAAGCCACCCCCGCGGTATGGGCAGTTTCAAGTTAACTTGGATGAGGATCATCTTCTGATTGTTGGTGGCTGTGGCGGACCCAACAGTATATACACAGATGCATGGGTATTGGACATGTCGAAAGAGCAATGGCAATGGAAATCTATtccagtgaaaaataaaaaatggggGGCCTCACACATGTGGTGTAATCCCGCTTGTAAGGTAGACTCTAAGTTAGTGGTGTTGGGACCAACGCCAAATTTGCCAACAGATTTTCAAATGATGAAGCAGACAAGATCCCCTGCGGCGATGAGAGGCCCTGGACAATTTCCTGAAGTAAGaggtggcggcggcggtggaATAAATCATTTAGATAATTTTAGGGTAGTGGATGATGTACGTTTAAATCGACGAGGCATTGGTATGAACAATAACTATCagaacaacaataataacataCTACCGAGAATGCATGCACCGCCCGTTCCTGAGGAGAGAAACTATAACCGACCACAATTACGAGGTAATAGAAATGACAATGATGCTGCTCCGGCACCACCTGCTCCAATTGTGGCTCATGACAAAAATCATAAAGATATCGAGACCGCAAACCGCTTGCAAAGAAATTTAGCTCTTCGATGTCGAGATCACGAACCTCGTTTACCGAAACGTTTTGACGAATTGCATGAG GATCCTTTTCGCATGGCTGCATTTAACGTACAAAGTCGTGCGCGTAGTCTATCAAAAGATCATCATGAACGCATTCGACGAATGGAGGAAAAAATGAATGCCATACGAAACTCTAGAAGAGCGTTAGTTGCCGAGCAAAAAATAAAGGAACCTTCACCAAAGCGCGTTAAACGAAATGTTCTTTCACTTTTTGTGTGCGATCTCAAAAATGCCCTATCCGAAACTGATCCGTTCTTACAATGGattgaatataaaaactatGGCATTATTCCTGGTGCTCCAGAACGTTTAATACTGTCTTCAATGGTGGCAGGAAATGGTGAATTAATACTTTTCGGAGGAGTGCATAAGGAAACCTTATCAGAAATAACTCACTCCGTTTCAAACTCTGTCCATTTTTTGAGTGCTCCTAGGGATATTGTTTAG
- the LOC129950633 gene encoding protein germ cell-less — protein MGQMVGVLKAPLEKYSGSVSNLLGGRRKRKLVSGSDAELNDSNNSESQTPKKKKLLTTTQYIYQALFKEQKNSDISVMAQGNIWHLHKVYLCQSPYFFSMFNGSWKESYQDFVHIKNLDSKITLEALDAVFGSMYSDEIEIDPKAVISILATATLFQLDGIIEKCSEVMIETTNASTAISYYEASCQYGTINVKKSAFEWLETNLLCIYNKNTKLLKDINIDLMTALISSPDLYVMQTEFSLYTLIRTWMYMRLFPNYDPENCSAEEANAPQNYFSNRHDKNSFLETSEGNRFIKTFQALRTEYLTNHHMDLKTVLADNIIPKEWLNSHVMNHWNSILKVDHLPEDGPRQLDKDIFFNNCMRCGRILLEPGYQKWRWTGFNFGLDIILIVDSRVLSIRRHHRNEHERLLSLQTKRQFMIRVSVTSINSQRQRAFTQKSDITSLSLEKNEEVTLMLLDTKLVHPLLISVNLLVVTPPTNQGFKENLLASDETNQIPISEIGGANVILDAATILSDPSSSSSSSNSTSSSSSPSFV, from the exons atGGGTCAAATGGTTGGAGTTCTTAAAGCACCTCTCGAAAAATACTCGGGAAGCGTTTCCAATTTACTTGGAGGAAGAAGAAAACGCAAACTAGTCAGCGGATCAGACGCTGAGCTAAATGACTCAAATAATAGTGAATCTCAAACGCCAAAAAA AAAGAAATTACTTACAACAACACAATACATTTATCAAGCGCTCTTTAAAGAGCAGAAAAATTCTGACATATCAGTGATGGCACAGGGAAACATTTGGCATCTCCATAAAGTATATTTATGTCAGAGTCCATACTTTTTCAGTATGTTTAATGGCTCTTGGAAAGAATCATATCAGGATTTTGTTCATATCAAAAATCTTGATTCTAAGATAACCTTAGAGG cgCTGGACGCTGTTTTTGGATCCATGTATTCAGACGAAATTGAGATCGATCCAAAAGCTGTTATATCTATTTTAGCAACTGCAACTCTTTTCCAACTCGAcggaataattgaaaaatgtagtGAAGTTATGATTGAAACAACAAATGCATCTACTGCAATCAGCTATTATGAAGCTTCCTGTCAATATGGAACAATTAATGTTAAAAAGTCTGCATTTGAGTGGTTGGAAACGAATTTATTgtgtatttataataaaaatacaaaactgctTAAGGACATAAACATAGACTTAATGACTGCATTAATATCCAGCCCGGACTTGTATGTTATGCAAACTGAGTTCTCTTTGTATACCCTGATTCGGACGTGGATGTATATGAGATTATTTCCAAATTACGATCCGGAAAATTGCTCTGCTGAGGAAGCAAATGCACCacagaattatttttcaaatcgaCACGATAAAAACTCATTCTTGGAAACGTCAGAAGGCAAtcgttttataaaaacttttcaagCTTTGCGTACCGAGTATCTGACTAATCATCATATGGATTTAAAGACTGTACTTGCTGATAATATTATCCCAAAGGAATGGTTAAATTCACATGTTATGAATCATTGGAATTCCATTTTGAAAGTTGACCATCTGCCAGAAGATGG CCCACGCCAACTAGATAAAGATATATTCTTCAATAATTGTATGCGATGTGGTCGTATACTTCTCGAGCCCGGCTATCAGAAATGGAGGTGGACCGGATTTAATTTTGGTTTAGATATTATTCTTATCGTAGATTCTAGAGTACTAAGTATAAGGCGGCACCATAGAAACGAACATGAACGTTTGTTAAGTCTTCAAACTAAACGACAGTTTATGATAAG AGTATCTGTAACATCAATTAATTCACAACGTCAACGTGCCTTTACCCAGAAATCTGATATTACTTCCTTATCTTTGGAAAAGAATGAAGAAGTTACGCTCATGCTATTGGACACAAAACTGGTGCATCCTTTATTGATATCGGTGAATCTTCTTGTAGTCACACCTCCTACAAATCAAGGTTTTAAGGAAAACCTGCTTGCTAGTGACGAAACAAATCAGATTCCAATATCAGAAATTGGTGGTGCTAATGTAATTCTTGATGCTGCAACTATACTTTCAGATCCAAGTTCTTCATCAAGTTCATCAAACTCAACATCGTCTTCTTCGAGTCcctcttttgtttaa
- the LOC129949777 gene encoding peptidyl-prolyl cis-trans isomerase Fkbp12, giving the protein MGVDVIPITPGDGSTYPKSGQLVSVHYTGTLDNGTKFDSSRDRGKPFKFTIGRGEVIRGWDEGVKQLSLGQRAKLVCSPDYAYGSRGHPGIIPPNSTLTFDVELLKVE; this is encoded by the exons ATGGGCGTAGACGTTATTCCAATTACTCCTGGTGAcg GAAGCACATACCCAAAAAGTGGTCAACTTGTTTCTGTCCACTACACCGGAACTCTAGACAATGGCACCAAGTTTGATTCATCGCGCGATCGCGGTAAACCATTCAAATTCACCATTGGCCGTGGAGAGGTAATCCGTGGTTGGGATGAAGGCGTTAAGCAGCTTTCTCTAGGCCAACGAGCTAAGTTGGTATGTTCGCCAGACTACGCTTACGGCAGTCGTGGACATCCAGGAATTATCCCACCAAACTCCACATTGACTTTTGATGTAGAACTTCTTAAAGTAGAATGA
- the LOC129949989 gene encoding protein lin-37 homolog encodes MNSSSVRYTYKRKPNEVQMARGRLKNALHDLVINSEDEETILPDVPDKEKHRGRPKKFKTEPEDADEVSASSSYPDQHQNQIHESFVMKLFDRSLDLSKYDESTPLYPICRAWMDNTPRSTTIKSYRSRRSPDPEIRENDGGEVLEKLQNRELDEITAMPAPLSTDLPRIPSSLLDDEDDAARKKTELSLKGASKAQLLAAHKQKWKKVREQWVNHTKSYQEQKYELNFQIIDALYKC; translated from the coding sequence ATGAATAGCTCATCGGTGAGATATACATACAAAAGGAAACCGAACGAAGTGCAAATGGCTCGTGGACGTCTTAAGAATGCACTCCACGATTTGGTCATAAACAGCGAAGACGAGGAAACAATCTTGCCAGATGTGCCGGACAAAGAAAAGCATCGTGGGCGAcctaagaaatttaaaaccgaaCCAGAAGATGCTGATGAAGTTTCTGCAAGTTCAAGCTACCCCGATCAGCACCAAAATCAAATTCACGAAAGTTTTGTTATGAAGTTATTCGACAGGAGCTTGGATTTGTCAAAATACGACGAGAGCACTCCCTTATACCCGATTTGTCGTGCTTGGATGGATAATACTCCTCGGTCGACTACAATCAAGAGTTATAGAAGCCGAAGATCACCTGACCCTGAGATTCGAGAAAATGATGGAGGGGAGGTATTGGAAAAGCTCCAGAATCGGGAATTGGATGAAATAACAGCAATGCCCGCACCACTGAGTACAGATCTACCAAGAATTCCTTCTTCCTTGTtagatgatgaagatgatgccGCTAGAAAAAAGACTGAGTTAAGCTTGAAAGGTGCTTCCAAGGCACAGTTGTTAGCTGCACATAAACAAAAGTGGAAGAAAGTCCGTGAACAGTGGGTGAATCATACGAAAAGTTATCAAGAACAAAAATACGAactcaattttcaaattattgatgCATTGTACAAATGTTGA